One Bombus affinis isolate iyBomAffi1 chromosome 10, iyBomAffi1.2, whole genome shotgun sequence genomic window, AATCCAAAATCTCGTCTCTCTGAATCCAGACATCGAAAACGCTCATATCCGAAGAACCTTACACATGAACAGAACATCCCCTAAAACGGGCAGGATCGTTTCTTATCCAAGATCCAGAAGCCGAAAGAAGGGTGGTTTGAAGGATAACTTGATACCAGAGAAGAACGACTCGGACTCGAAGGAGTGCTCGAATCAAGAATACGAAATAATGAAGGTAAGAGGAGATATGTAGTGAAACGTCGCCTATAGTATTCGATCATTAAACGTTGTGCGATTATATTACTTCCATTCCAGGATAATTTGCTGCTCTACAATCACGCGAGATTAATGTCCCAAGATAACCACAGCAAAGAATACCTTGTCAGTATAATGTTTTCTCATTACGATCGGAATAATAATGGCAATTTGGAACGCGAAGAATTAGAACAGGTAACTTTCTTCTATTTTACTTTCTCCACGATAATCAATTTAATCGATGATCGTATGTATTTTATGTGACAAATGGTAATTTGTAGTTCGCGGAGAACGAAGACTTGGAAGAATTATGCAGAGGCTGCAATCTCGGTCACATGATCAGCTATGACGATACAGATGGTGATGGAAAACTGAACGTGAATGAATTTTACATGGCGTTCAGCAAACTTTATAGTAAGTATTCTTTCAAACTACTCGATCTAACCAATGTAGCCACAAGTTTTCATGTTTTTAAAGGTTCAgcgatatttttcatttaataacgaAAGCCAAGATACGTGCATTTGTATAGAATTAAAATCTTTACGTACGTATAGTATCTTTTAAACTAGCGCAATCGTTCATAGGTGTCTCGGTGGTATCTCTGGACAAGTCCCTCGAGATAAACCACATATCCGCGAGGGTAAGCGATAATGTGGAAATCAAATGCGATGTCACGGGAACACCGCCACCTCCGTTAGTGTGGCGACGCAATGGGGCTGATTTAGAAACGTTAAACGAGCCTGAGGTACAATGAACAAGTAACAATTTCTTAAAAAAGACGACGACTCTCCTTTTACATATCTTTGTAATAAATAGttcgataataatttaataattgtcATAGACAAGTGAACTTTCATACTTCAACAGTAATAAATCTATAATTACTTTTTTCTTCGGTAGATTCGAGTGTTCAACGATGGCAGTCTTTATCTAACGAAAGTGCAACTGATACACGCTGGAAATTACACTTGTCACGCAGTTAGAAATCAAGACGTTGTTCAAACTCATATCCTAAGTATTCGCAGTAAGTATTACGAATATTGCAAAATTCGTTAACGCAAGAACGATCATTTTTACGAAATTACTTTTTAGCTATTCCCGAAGTGAAGGTAACACCGCGATTCCAAGCGAAACGTTTGAAAGAAGAAGCAAACGTAAGGTGTCACGTGGCTGGTGAACCTCTTCCACGAGTGCAGTGGTTGAAAAACGACGAGGCGCTGAACCATGATCAACCGGATAAGTACGATATCATTGGGAACGGTACTAAACTCATCATTAAAAACGTTGATTACGCCGATACTGGAGCCTACATGTGTCAAGCTAGTAGTATCGGCGGTGTTACAAGAGATATCAGTAGCTTGGTGGTTCAGGAACAACCTACTCCAAGTAAGTCACTTGTTATGTGTATGTATAAACCTGTTCTTCTATACGTTAACATAAAGTAAAAAATAGTCTCTCTGTCTgagatatataattatattcgcaaatataaataaatatatatatatcatttatCAGTTATGTGATAAATTAGTTACTTACTATGCATATGTATAAACGTGTTCTTCTTCTACATGTTGGATAAGGTAATATAATACGTACAGCGCAGTATCagttaatgaaaaatgaaaaaggaaaagtAATTGTAtctacaaatataaaatatagatcATTTATTGATCACGAATTTCGataaattaataacaattatgTTCTTATCTAGCGACCGAGAACGAAGAGCGGAGATTCTTCTCTTTCCACGAATGGGGCATTTTGGTATACGAACCGTCTGCTTGCCGACCACGACATGAAATTCGCTCTACGGATGTGATACCTGGTACACAGGTAACATTAAACGTGTTATTAAATAATTGTCTGTTGTATAAACGATTCTAAGTTTTCATAGTCGAGATTGCTATTGTTCAATAagtttcaaataatttcaaatatttaataattataaacggTAGCCTGGACTAACAAATTCATTTTCATGTTTTCATGTATTAAATTTCGTAACTTAGGAATACGTATGTGGCATTAAAGGTGTCCCTTGTTCATGGGGACGTGCGATTAATGTAGCAAATCGATATGTGTACGTCAGTCAACCAGATAAAGATCGCGTACTTGTCATCAGTGAAATACAAATGGTTATAGTCGATGTGAGTAAATTTTAATTTGTTGATATTACTTCTATTCGTTAAATACAACTACTACGATTAAAAATAAATCTTACTCTCTTTATATATTAGGTGGTACCGACCGACAAAAACCCTGTTCAGCTCTGGTATGTTTCCTCTCTCGATCAAGTATGGATATTGAACTGGCGAAACGAGAAAGACATCGATGTAAAAACGGTGCAAGTAATAGAAGATGCTGCTCAGAAAAAAAAGCACCGAGCAATTCGACCAGAGCCTATCGATGCGCAATTTGATATAAtccaaaatatttatattcctGAATCACAAGTAAGTCTCTTAATCATTGAAAATTATCATCTACTCTGAAACTACATAAACGTAAGTATTACCGTATACTTTTCATCTTTTAGGATATTGAGAACGTGTTCAAATACGGTTACGTGAGTCATGCGAATCAACGTAACATGTATAAACTTGATTTAAAGAATATGAAATATACACGTAGCGCTGATTTAAGTTCTTATAATTGTGTTCCAGTGAATGTCCAATTTTCAGTCCTATGTGAGTAATTTATTTTAGTTATGTATTAAATTGATAAATGTTTGATACATAACTGAAACaatctataaatataccttacaATTTTTTCAGATGGATTTGTAGTAATCGAATGTCAAGAACCGGTTACCAACCGACCAACAGGCCAATTGCTGTTAGATTATTTAACTGACACCGTTCTTGCATACAAACCAAATCTTTTAGGGAAACCAACTATTTCACCCGACTCTCGGCACCTTGTCACGTTAGACAAACAAGACACAGGCGTAACTCTAGTCGTACAAGAAGTATCATGTAActagaatttattttttctttataagATTATTAACGGTATTACTCATAACAATTAAccaatcctttttttttttttttttagctgaTGGTTTAAAATTCGCATTTGACGTAAAAACGACATTGAATATCAGCGATATCGCGCTCTATCCATCACAAACGACGCACGGTTATGATATTTACGCATCATCCATTGACAAAGAAAACATTCTCTTCCTTGATCTGTCCACCGGTATGATGAAAATTTTAAAAcacaataatataatagtacATCAAAagttaaaacattaatttttaactatagGTAAAGTGGAAATGATAACAGGCGTGGGTAAAGCAACGTCGcctaatttaacaaaatggggAAACCCGAATAGACCAATTGTACAAAGTGGCATATTTGGTAAATATATGGTCAGCCCATCTAGTGATGCACTATTTGTTTTAAATGGTGAAACCCGAACAATAAATTGCGAGATTGGAGGTCTGGAACATCCTGGAGCAGTGGTATGGTTTACAGTGTCTTTACATTAAACAATCGAAATTTTGACAACGATACACGGCGCGCATAGATAGAGAAAAGTAGGCAAACACAGAAGAAACAGTGATATGTACATCACCATTTGAACAAAAGGGTAGAATAATTGTAGTTTTGTTAGGTTAGAGAAAGGAACGGTTGAAACAAATTTTGAGAAATATATTCTAACACCAACATACCATTATTCATGGTTATcgttaaaatatctaaaaagTTTTCAAGTACTGCTCTTCAATAATTAACGGCGTATTTTTGACACCATCGAGCAAATAAACGTTTTTGATCGTTACAATACAAATATTTATCGCGAAACATTTAACGATAAGATTTTTAATGTACATACCAAAGATCGTcttttacatacatatttaacGTACCTAATCATTACCCTATCGGTGGCCTTAGTTTCCCTCGATTTTGCATATCTCAATCTTTGTACTAATATATTTCTCTTTCGAATAAATTTTTGATGGCTATAAGAATACAATTACAATTCTTCCAAATAGCAATTAGAATAATGTTATTTCTTACCCAACATGtactataaattattaaaatttaatattattaaactcAATATAACAAAACAATTTAGAAATTTGGCGATTTTTATCtctaacgatatattaaaagtTTTTCGTTAAATGATATCAAGAGATATTAATGTTATAGCCAAAAATCAATAACTTGTATATCGTAGCTAAACCAGTTGATtagaaaacaagaaacaatcaCGAAATTACATAAATCGAATGAACACAAATATAATACAGTATAATCACTTCGTAGTTGGCAGGTCTTAACCGAAAAATTAGAACCATTTCTTTTTCGATAATTTTTACAATAACCTATCCGGCAAAGACGTATAATACAGTTATCGGGCCACAAATAGTATATTAACAACGGGTATGAtgattatgtattataacgcATGCGTGTGTCCATTGTACACGTGAAAATACGAGCGCATATAACAAGTAAAATGAATACCTTGTAATAAAATTACAACAAaactaatttaataaataatctgCAAATACAAATCCTTTTTGCTACAATGTACATGCAGATTACGAACATTTTAGCAGTCTTGTATCCATTCAGATAAAAAGGAATTAGTGATACAATGAATGGTTACGCTCCATCGTTAAGAATCGTACTTTTAAGTGTGTCTAGCCGTAACGTTCGCCTTTATTCACTAATAAATTACGTCTGTTCAAAACCTCAAAGTCTACTTTAATCACCTACTGTACAAATTCGACGTACGTTTACGCACTAATCTGGTATAAATACGCTTAGTTCTTTCCAAATTATCAACTCTTCCTTGCATAACTGCTGTTTTTCACGATTAATGTCATTAACAATCTGATAATTACACTATACCTTCCAATTCAATAAACAATCACCGATAAAATGCAAGAATTTACCCCTAGTGATAGATACAATTGACAGTCAATGAATTTCCACGTGTATATCCCGCTCGCTATACCGTCTGTAAAATGTTTACTGCGAATTGAACAGCATCAAATTGAATAATATAAGGAAGGAAAAGAGACACAGAGGCAGACCATGAACGAATTATTAGGAAAAATAGATCGAAAGATTTGTAAGCAGTTTTCCATTCAATATGACGTAGTCTGATCAACATATAAACGCAGCACCTTGTAAACTCTTCTCTTGATTTCCCAGTTACTCTTCTGTTTCTCACACTTTGTATATCACTGGCACTATCTATTTGCCAGTTTCTTTGTTCCAGCACTGGTTATATATTGCACGATTTTAAATTGGTCCCTTGCCGACTGTAAAAAAGTATATATGCATTGCTAAAATCTTCCTCCTGAGGTTTTTGTCTGCTCGTAATTTCATCATTGTAGTAGTACCACATATCAGTGCGAGGATTTTTTGCGTATGCTGTATAGTGTCCAGCTGAGACCCCTTATAATACATTAACAATACATAAGAACATCTCTTACATCATTTTTAACTAcgaatgaaataaaatgaagATATATACCTCCAAAATGACAAACGCATGCATAAAGATCGTATAAGTGTTGTCCAACGCTCAAACCAACCAAGGGAAATGTAACTTTATCGTCTAACTTCATACTAGTACACTCATAAAATACAAATCTATAATAAACAAAATACAATTATCCTATTTTGTAGAACAAATTTTATCTTTACGTCGCCATACAATCAAAAGTAAACATACCGTTTCAAATATACTATAAGGAACTTGGGATATCTATGAACTGTGAGAGTTTTCGTAGCGCATCGATTTCGTTCGCATTTTGGGCAAAACCAAGGATTGTATTCGTCTAATGTTTcactataaaatattatttattagttatttgaaaaatttgtagAACTAGAAAATTTTAATCATCAATGATAAATTTTACCTTTGACTAAATGCTTGAAGACAATCATATAAAGACAAAGGATGATGAGGCCTTTGTTTGCTGACGCTAACATGATCAATGGGCGATGCGGTCTTAGGAACCTGTTCCGTATAACGTACAGCTAGAGTATCACCATTACACAAGATTACCATACCCGTTTCGGGTACACTGCACCCTGTACAATGTGTAGTATACATACAACGAGAACAATGATGCCCCTATTAAGAAAGGTGTATtcgttaatatatttaattctatATCAAAAACTATTTATATTGAGATTAATATCCACAAAAAATAATAGAGATTCTAACCTGTCCTGTAACAAAATGAAGAGTATAATTTCCTTCTTGTGGTACATTTTTTCTTACAATATCATACAAGTCCTTAGCGTTTACTCTTGAAGGTAATCTTACTAAATGCGGATATCCAAAAAGTTTTGTTCCTTTACGATTGTTTGTCGTTTCATTTGTTGTATCATGTCGCAACACCAATGGTACATTTAAGATCCTAATTGCAGGTCTTGGTCTGCCTGTTTGATCTATTTTAATAAAGGATGATGCAGTCATATAGGTTGAACACATTGGACACATTTGCGGTTCCGTTTGATTTTTGAAGtaattctgttaaattaaacataaaaCAATAACTTACAAAGTTTACATTGTAACATGTGAGACTTAAATATATACTTAAAGTTCAATTTTTGCAATGTGATATGACTGTTAAAGGATAATATAATACCCTCAGTATACAGCAGCTTCAGATTAGTCTGAATTGAGTTCCAAAGTATAAGTCTTTTGGCTTGCGGATTGTACTCAAATAGCGAATCATACGGGGTTCCATCTTTTCGTTTCCAAGTACCTCTACTTCGAGCGAAGTTTCCTGGGCTAATTGGCAACAAAAAGCTATTTCTGGTTCCCGTACGTACCCTTATGATACCGTCCGGCTAGAACGTTTATTGACTGAATCTCAGACCTTCCCGAGGTGAAAACGTGGTAACTATGTACCTTGCCTGTACACCCCTTCCGCTAGATTGAAGCTGCCGTTTTCATCATCGGGTTTACGTATTATACCAATTACGATTATGCGAATAAAGTATCAAtaataatgtaaaaaataaattaataggaAATTTTGATCGTTTAATGCTGTTCATTAGAAAAATTCAGCTACAGAGTAGCCTACCTCAATACAAGTATCGCACATAACAAAGTTGCAACTATTTCCGCTATGCTTTTTCAAATCTCCGTCCAATTCTTCGAGACAAATTGTACATGGAATTTCTTCTCCCATAACTGTACATTTTTGACAGGAATCAGCCTCCGTTATACGATCTCCACCACCGTCTGATACTGAAGTGTACGCATCAGGAGGTTCCGTGAGTTCAAAGGCATATATAGATCGATTTGTATCATTGATGTGTCTCAAGAGTGTATTGTCATCCTTAAATGTAAAACCTTGATGTACAATCCAACAATGACAATTCCGTCTAGTGTGATAAGTTACAGCAAACAAGATACATAATTCCCGATACCTACGGTGCAagggtaaaataatataatcgaGGAATGATGGCCATAGTTGGCCAATAACAAGAAAGTATATAACGAAAACCAaattaaacatatataaaagaatacagaaacaaagaaattgaaTCTGTGTGATGGAATGTAGCCTCGTAACTAAACTTTACGCTACGAGAATGTTCTTCCACAACATTTACTCTTGGAGAGCAGTATCAACGATTATCGAGACTACTCGATAAGCCGCCTTCTTCACCCTCCATAATTATTCTCGCATTAACATATAGACCCACGCACCGTTTTTCATGATATGGAATAAAATTGAACTTTATCCctaattaaaacaaataacTTGATACATCCTTAAAAAACATATTGGATTAGAGGATTATCCTAGTAACCTCATTATCCAAATATCTACTAAATCTGCAGACTTCTTTGAAATACCATAAACTCACAATGGACTGACtaaacgaataaaaatttcttaatatatacatacatgcaaTAGACATTAGTTAAGGAACAGTTAAGCTCTATATGCTTACCAGAATCTTTGATATATGATTTTCTAAAACTTCGGCAAGTGCAATATTTCTTACTGCAATATTTTCTTTCCCAAGTGTTTTTAGTAGCTCCTTCTTCAATTTCCCAATGCGTGATTGCTTATTTAATGAAACAACACATTTTATAGGTTGATCACCATTTGCGGGAACATATGTAACGTTTAATTGTCTTTCCATTGCATGGGGCAGCGGTACTGATAAATACATGAAAGGTTCATATGTAACAGAAACATGATTACATACTGCACAAACAACCTATAAAGGAAATATAACAATGAAAGTTATTTCAATCGTATATATAAATAACATgtatatttgtaatttaaacATTATCATATATCAGCAAAATGAGACCTGCTTTTTATGCTTTGCAAAGCAAGAAGGTATAACTGCTGAAGTTTAATATAGGAAACATTTTACGGTAAAAATCAATTATGTGTGTAAATTACCCCAACGCAGTCTCCATAGTATAAACATAAAGTATCATATATGATACAATAGATTTACCTTGCTTTTAAACTGTCCCTGGAAAGTATCAACGATAATACTCCTATTAGATTTTAAATGCTTTGCCCAATGTTTGTCGGCTTCAAGCTCATCTTGTGTCTCTATAGCACCATTTCCATAGCTTTGTGACATTCGTGTACATTGAGAACTAATGCTTCCTTGACCATCACGTTTATGATTCTTCTCCTGATCATCCAGTCTCATACGTTTTACATTACATTTTTCTAAGCCATTATCATATTCTATATCAGAACCACTTGATGCATAATCTACACCACAATTGACTTTTTGAACATTGACTTCCTTTATTCTTTTGATACTGACACTTTTATTGTCAAAATCATGATTTTCCATTAGATTTGAATTGTCTAAAGGCATTCTACGAACATTTTCCTTTGGAAACTTTTGAGAATCATAATGAATCTCATTATTACATTCTTGTTGTGTTACTAAAAAGTTTGCATTGCTAGTTTTCGCTTCTTTATGAATATCATAAAGACCATGATATTTTGGTACATTTTTCGAAAGTTCGATTAATGTTTCCAGCCTTAACGAGGGTGCAACTTCACTTTTTTTTTCATCAACTTCATTGTGGATAAACGTACTTGACTTTGCTTCAACAGTTTCATCAGAATCAAGCGTTTCTTCATCATCTTCACCATCGTTTAAAGGCGATCCTCGTGGCGAATTTGCAATACTATCTAATTCACCTATTGGTGAACCTAAATCtaaaatcaattaatttttataatttctgtGTATGTACCATGTATATAATTTTTACTTATTATAAATCTATATTAAGTATATTTTTACCTCTTGGTGAACCTGCCATAGTAACATTAGGACTATTTGGACATTCTGGTGATGGTAAGCAATCATACATTTCCAATATATCCGTATTACAATTGGAATTACTAGTGGCAGTGACTGGGGACATCATTTTCCCATTTGAATTCTCAATTGAATTAATAGAGTTGGCAGTGGTTGTAGATGAAGGAGTTTGACAATTTTTTGTACACTTTGCTGTATTCATTTGTTCATGTAAAGAATCCAGTAACAGTGCAAGAAATTCTTGACAATCATGctgttaattattatttataataattatttaaattattcaatAATTAAACAATCTATAAAGATATCTTATAATTACCTGTCTATTGTCTTTAAATTGTGAATGATACGCGCCTAATGTCTGTTTAAATTCAGTAGGCCTAAGGACACTATATTTTCCAGACCACATTTTGCCAAGAAGTACACTAAAATGTGCCATCAATGATCCTGGAGGAGGTAGTTTTTCCCCCCCCTGCTGTAAATCCAAAAAATGTCGCAGGACTGGTGGTGTTGCAGTCAAACATTGCAAACCAGCAGCCATAAAGCAAGTATTACCAAGATTACGAAGACCACATACTCCAGCACGTAAAACTACATCTTCTATAACATAGAAACACACAAAAATATTACTATTCAATAAACTTAATAAAGAAATTCATTTCAAAATGAAACTATTAGAAGTgtatacataaatacataagAATTTATACACACCCATGGGAGAATCATCTTGAGAATCTCCACCTTCTGAAAACAAATTATTTAGAGCTGGAGTACCGGGAGGTAAAAATGGGCCATACTCTATACCAGTTCCGCTATCACCAATGGGATCTGCACCAACATCTGTGAAATCATTTAAACCAGGTGGTGGTGGAAGTGGAATAGCATAATCTGATGTAGAACTATTTGCTTCAGTCCTATAACAAAAATGTTGATATAGaccaatatgatttgttatatatagcaatatatatatatatatatatatattgctaaCTATTTGAACAAGTAATATTAATGATACCATGTATCTTCGATTCCCATATTAACTTCTGATGAAAGCAATTTATCTTCTTGAAGAGTTAGAGTATGATCTAAAGAAGACGTCAGTGGACTGAGACCAGTAGAATCTAACACCTCTGATATCTCTGCTACTTCAGGCAGATAAAAGATTTCAGACGATCCAatcattgaaatattttctacttCTGAGACATCCACCTTATTGTCCATTCAGATAGTAAAATAGCAAGTGTTACCTAAAAGTATAATTATTACAAAAGAAAGAATCAATGTACATTTGTTAAAATCAACATTATATCTTCTTCTAACATAAATACATTTTCTTCAAAAAGTTTTTccatattaataatttttaaaataataaaagcttaTATTTGTCTTAGCAAAAATTcatgaaattaataatttatatctatAACAAATACAAACCTAATATATATGAAAGTATAAATATCTAATACTATGAAATAATACAATACAGAGTACATTTACTAGAAACAAAAAGGTTTTATAAGATTTATTTGTTGCTttgtttttcttctatttttttgttaatataacATGCATTACTTAAGTATGTTTTATTTACTATAAAATTAACGATAAATAAACATGAAGGAACATTACATAAAAACATAAATGCCATTTCATACTAAACTTTtgcaaattatattatattacataaaatcATCAAACAATACTTAAATCATCCTAACCTAAGACGTCGGGTACGATTACCGCGAATTCTTTGGCGTCCTATTCTTGTAAGCCGGAAAACTCCTTGAGGAACAATTATTATCGGTAACTGGATTTTTTTGTCTTTTATAAGTAAGATTATGTTATATTGGCTAGTACACTGATCAATATGGAAGAAACTGAATTCTATAGTCTATAAAAGTACAACTAGACCTTGCCCACTCAAATCGTAATCATCCTGTAATGTTGTAATACCATAAGTTCGATATAAATTTACACAGAAAAATCATacaatttcatatttaatatgaatgcataaaagaaaaaacaaaaacaatATTCACTTACATT contains:
- the LOC126921358 gene encoding follistatin-related protein 5-like isoform X2, whose protein sequence is MRRKFEIAALYFLLLSITSTYVVSVAGYKHSRRHRDFTVAESYDASSSNSDSLSMTIPPSIDRSSLPEESYLPESPHPIDPCVAKYCGIGKECELSPKNNTIAVCVCIRKCPRRHRPVCASNGKIYANHCELHKAACHSESALTRSRLMRCLHHDIENAHIRRTLHMNRTSPKTGRIVSYPRSRSRKKGGLKDNLIPEKNDSDSKECSNQEYEIMKDNLLLYNHARLMSQDNHSKEYLVSIMFSHYDRNNNGNLEREELEQFAENEDLEELCRGCNLGHMISYDDTDGDGKLNVNEFYMAFSKLYSVSVVSLDKSLEINHISARVSDNVEIKCDVTGTPPPPLVWRRNGADLETLNEPEIRVFNDGSLYLTKVQLIHAGNYTCHAVRNQDVVQTHILSIRTIPEVKVTPRFQAKRLKEEANVRCHVAGEPLPRVQWLKNDEALNHDQPDKYDIIGNGTKLIIKNVDYADTGAYMCQASSIGGVTRDISSLVVQEQPTPTTENEERRFFSFHEWGILVYEPSACRPRHEIRSTDVIPGTQEYVCGIKGVPCSWGRAINVANRYVYVSQPDKDRVLVISEIQMVIVDVVPTDKNPVQLWYVSSLDQVWILNWRNEKDIDVKTVQVIEDAAQKKKHRAIRPEPIDAQFDIIQNIYIPESQDIENVFKYGYVSHANQRNMYKLDLKNMKYTRSADLSSYNCVPVNVQFSVLYGFVVIECQEPVTNRPTGQLLLDYLTDTVLAYKPNLLGKPTISPDSRHLVTLDKQDTGVTLVVQEVSSDGLKFAFDVKTTLNISDIALYPSQTTHGYDIYASSIDKENILFLDLSTGKVEMITGVGKATSPNLTKWGNPNRPIVQSGIFGKYMVSPSSDALFVLNGETRTINCEIGGLEHPGAVVWFTVSLH
- the LOC126921358 gene encoding follistatin-related protein 5-like isoform X1 — protein: MRSSRLSIRLVMRRKFEIAALYFLLLSITSTYVVSVAGYKHSRRHRDFTVAESYDASSSNSDSLSMTIPPSIDRSSLPEESYLPESPHPIDPCVAKYCGIGKECELSPKNNTIAVCVCIRKCPRRHRPVCASNGKIYANHCELHKAACHSESALTRSRLMRCLHHDIENAHIRRTLHMNRTSPKTGRIVSYPRSRSRKKGGLKDNLIPEKNDSDSKECSNQEYEIMKDNLLLYNHARLMSQDNHSKEYLVSIMFSHYDRNNNGNLEREELEQFAENEDLEELCRGCNLGHMISYDDTDGDGKLNVNEFYMAFSKLYSVSVVSLDKSLEINHISARVSDNVEIKCDVTGTPPPPLVWRRNGADLETLNEPEIRVFNDGSLYLTKVQLIHAGNYTCHAVRNQDVVQTHILSIRTIPEVKVTPRFQAKRLKEEANVRCHVAGEPLPRVQWLKNDEALNHDQPDKYDIIGNGTKLIIKNVDYADTGAYMCQASSIGGVTRDISSLVVQEQPTPTTENEERRFFSFHEWGILVYEPSACRPRHEIRSTDVIPGTQEYVCGIKGVPCSWGRAINVANRYVYVSQPDKDRVLVISEIQMVIVDVVPTDKNPVQLWYVSSLDQVWILNWRNEKDIDVKTVQVIEDAAQKKKHRAIRPEPIDAQFDIIQNIYIPESQDIENVFKYGYVSHANQRNMYKLDLKNMKYTRSADLSSYNCVPVNVQFSVLYGFVVIECQEPVTNRPTGQLLLDYLTDTVLAYKPNLLGKPTISPDSRHLVTLDKQDTGVTLVVQEVSSDGLKFAFDVKTTLNISDIALYPSQTTHGYDIYASSIDKENILFLDLSTGKVEMITGVGKATSPNLTKWGNPNRPIVQSGIFGKYMVSPSSDALFVLNGETRTINCEIGGLEHPGAVVWFTVSLH
- the LOC126921356 gene encoding uncharacterized protein LOC126921356 isoform X2, yielding MDNKVDVSEVENISMIGSSEIFYLPEVAEISEVLDSTGLSPLTSSLDHTLTLQEDKLLSSEVNMGIEDTWTEANSSTSDYAIPLPPPPGLNDFTDVGADPIGDSGTEGGDSQDDSPMEDVVLRAGVCGLRNLGNTCFMAAGLQCLTATPPVLRHFLDLQQGGEKLPPPGSLMAHFSVLLGKMWSGKYSVLRPTEFKQTLGAYHSQFKDNRQHDCQEFLALLLDSLHEQMNTAKCTKNCQTPSSTTTANSINSIENSNGKMMSPVTATSNSNCNTDILEMYDCLPSPECPNSPNVTMAGSPRDLGSPIGELDSIANSPRGSPLNDGEDDEETLDSDETVEAKSSTFIHNEVDEKKSEVAPSLRLETLIELSKNVPKYHGLYDIHKEAKTSNANFLVTQQECNNEIHYDSQKFPKENVRRMPLDNSNLMENHDFDNKSVSIKRIKEVNVQKVNCGVDYASSGSDIEYDNGLEKCNVKRMRLDDQEKNHKRDGQGSISSQCTRMSQSYGNGAIETQDELEADKHWAKHLKSNRSIIVDTFQGQFKSKVVCAVCNHVSVTYEPFMYLSVPLPHAMERQLNVTYVPANGDQPIKCVVSLNKQSRIGKLKKELLKTLGKENIAVRNIALAEVLENHISKILDDNTLLRHINDTNRSIYAFELTEPPDAYTSVSDGGGDRITEADSCQKCTVMGEEIPCTICLEELDGDLKKHSGNSCNFVMCDTCIENYFKNQTEPQMCPMCSTYMTASSFIKIDQTGRPRPAIRILNVPLVLRHDTTNETTNNRKGTKLFGYPHLVRLPSRVNAKDLYDIVRKNVPQEGNYTLHFVTGQGHHCSRCMYTTHCTGCSVPETGMVILCNGDTLAVRYTEQVPKTASPIDHVSVSKQRPHHPLSLYDCLQAFSQSETLDEYNPWFCPKCERNRCATKTLTVHRYPKFLIVYLKRFVFYECTSMKLDDKVTFPLVGLSVGQHLYDLYACVCHFGGVSAGHYTAYAKNPRTDMWYYYNDEITSRQKPQEEDFSNAYILFYSRQGTNLKSCNI
- the LOC126921356 gene encoding uncharacterized protein LOC126921356 isoform X1, which translates into the protein MDNKVDVSEVENISMIGSSEIFYLPEVAEISEVLDSTGLSPLTSSLDHTLTLQEDKLLSSEVNMGIEDTWTEANSSTSDYAIPLPPPPGLNDFTDVGADPIGDSGTGIEYGPFLPPGTPALNNLFSEGGDSQDDSPMEDVVLRAGVCGLRNLGNTCFMAAGLQCLTATPPVLRHFLDLQQGGEKLPPPGSLMAHFSVLLGKMWSGKYSVLRPTEFKQTLGAYHSQFKDNRQHDCQEFLALLLDSLHEQMNTAKCTKNCQTPSSTTTANSINSIENSNGKMMSPVTATSNSNCNTDILEMYDCLPSPECPNSPNVTMAGSPRDLGSPIGELDSIANSPRGSPLNDGEDDEETLDSDETVEAKSSTFIHNEVDEKKSEVAPSLRLETLIELSKNVPKYHGLYDIHKEAKTSNANFLVTQQECNNEIHYDSQKFPKENVRRMPLDNSNLMENHDFDNKSVSIKRIKEVNVQKVNCGVDYASSGSDIEYDNGLEKCNVKRMRLDDQEKNHKRDGQGSISSQCTRMSQSYGNGAIETQDELEADKHWAKHLKSNRSIIVDTFQGQFKSKVVCAVCNHVSVTYEPFMYLSVPLPHAMERQLNVTYVPANGDQPIKCVVSLNKQSRIGKLKKELLKTLGKENIAVRNIALAEVLENHISKILDDNTLLRHINDTNRSIYAFELTEPPDAYTSVSDGGGDRITEADSCQKCTVMGEEIPCTICLEELDGDLKKHSGNSCNFVMCDTCIENYFKNQTEPQMCPMCSTYMTASSFIKIDQTGRPRPAIRILNVPLVLRHDTTNETTNNRKGTKLFGYPHLVRLPSRVNAKDLYDIVRKNVPQEGNYTLHFVTGQGHHCSRCMYTTHCTGCSVPETGMVILCNGDTLAVRYTEQVPKTASPIDHVSVSKQRPHHPLSLYDCLQAFSQSETLDEYNPWFCPKCERNRCATKTLTVHRYPKFLIVYLKRFVFYECTSMKLDDKVTFPLVGLSVGQHLYDLYACVCHFGGVSAGHYTAYAKNPRTDMWYYYNDEITSRQKPQEEDFSNAYILFYSRQGTNLKSCNI